A genomic region of Zalophus californianus isolate mZalCal1 chromosome 11, mZalCal1.pri.v2, whole genome shotgun sequence contains the following coding sequences:
- the TKFC gene encoding triokinase/FMN cyclase isoform X1: MTSKKLVNTVAGCADEALAGLVACNPSLQLLHGHRVALRSDLDSLKGRVALLSGGGSGHEPAHAGFIGKGMLTGVIAGAVFTSPAVGSILAAIRAVAQAGTVGTLLIVKNYTGDRLNFGLAREQARAEGIPVEMVVIGDDSAFTVLKKAGRRGLCGTVLIHKVAGALAEAGVGLEEITNRVSAVAKAMGTLGVSLSSCSIPGSRPTFELSPDEVELGLGIHGEAGVRRIKMASANEIVTLMLDHMTDSANVSRVPVQSGSSVVLMVNNLGGLSFLELGIIADAAVRTLEGRGVKIARALVGTFMSALEMPGISLTLLLVDEPLLKLIDAETTASAWPNVAKVSVTGRKRSRAAPAEPLEAPVSPVAGGLTSKRVMLVLERVCTTLLGLEEHLNALDRASGDGDCGTTHSRAARAIQGWLKEGPPPASPARLLSKLSLLLLEKMGGSSGALYGLFLTAAAQPLKAKTDLPAWCAAMDAGLEAMQKYGKAAPGDRTMLDSLWAAGQELQAWKSPGANLFQVLTKAVQSAEAAAEATKNMEAGAGRASYISSARLDQPDPGAVAAAAVLRAVLEALQGQGV, from the exons ATG ACCTCCAAAAAGCTGGTGAACACGGTGGCAGGCTGTGCCGATGAAGCCTTGGCTGGTCTGGTGGCCTGCAACCCCAGCCTGCAGCTCCTGCACGGCCACCGCGTGGCCCTCCGTTCCGACCTGGACAGCCTCAAGGGCCGGGTGGCACTGCTGTCGGGTGGGGGCTCTGGCCATGAGCCTGCCCATGCCG GTTTCATAGGGAAGGGGATGCTGACGGGGGTCATCGCAGGAGCCGTGTTCACCTCCCCGGCGGTGGGCAGCATCCTGGCAGCCATCAGGGCAGTGGCCCAGGCGGGCACAG TGGGGACCCTCCTCATCGTGAAGAACTACACTGGGGATCGCCTCAACTTTGGCCTGGCCCGGGAGCAGGCCCGGGCTGAGGGCATCCCTGTGGAGATGGTGGTCATTGGGGACGACAGTGCTTTCACCGTCCTGAAGAAGGCGGGCAGGAGGGGACTCTGTGGCACAGTGCTCATACACAAG GTGGCAGGTGCCCTGGCTGAGGCAGGTGTGGGGCTGGAGGAAATCACAAATCGGGTGAGCGCGGTTGCCAAGGCCATGG GGACCCTGGGAGTGAGCTTGTCCTCCTGCAGCATCCCTGGCTCCAGACCCACCTTTGAGCTCTCGCCGGATGAGGTAGAGCTGGGCCTGG GGATCCACGGGGAAGCTGGCGTGCGCCGGATAAAG ATGGCAAGCGCCAACGAGATTGTGACGCTCATGCTGGACCACATGACGGACTCCGCCAACGTGTCCCGGGTGCCTGTGCAGTCCG GCTCCTCAGTGGTGCTGATGGTCAACAACCTTGGTGGCTTGTCATTCCTGGAACTGGGCATCATAGCCGATGCTGCTGTCCGCACTCTGG AGGGCCGCGGGGTGAAGATCGCCCGTGCCCTGGTGGGCACCTTCATGTCAGCCCTGGAGATGCCCGgcatctctctcactcttctgcTGGTGGATGAGCCTCTCCTGAAACTGATCG ATGCTGAAACCACCGCGTCAGCCTGGCCTAACGTGGCCAAGGTCTCTGTGACTGGGCGGAAGCGGAGCCGGGCCGCCCCTGCTGAGCCTCTGGAGGCCCCTGTTTCCCCTGTTGCAGGAG GTTTGACCTCGAAGCGGGTGATGCTCGTGCTGGAACGGGTGTGCACCACCCTTCTGGGCCTGGAGGAGCATCTGAATGCTCTGGACCGTGCTTCCGGTGACGGGGACTGTGGCACCACCCACAGCCGCGCTGCCAGAG CCATCCAGGGGTGGCTGAAGGAGGGCCCACCCCCTGCCAGCCCTGCCCGGCTACTCTCCAAACTGTCCCTCTTGCTCCTGGAGAAAATGGGAGGCTCATCTGGGGCG CTTTACGGCCTGTTCCTGACTGCAGCGGCCCAGCCACTCAAGGCCAAGACTGACCTGCCAGCCTGGTGTGCTGCCATGGATGCCGGCCTCGAGGCCATGCAGAA GTACGGGAAGGCTGCTCCAGGGGACAGGACCATG CTGGATTCCCTGTGGGCAGCAGGACAGGAGCTCCAAGCCTGGAAAAGCCCAGGGGCCAATCTGTTCCAAGTTTTGACCAAAGCAGTCCAG AGCGCAGAAGCTGCAGCCGAGGCCACCAAGAACATGGAAGCTGGCGCCGGAAGAGCCAGTTACATCAGCTCTGCGCGGCTGGACCAGCCGGACCCTGGGGCAGTGGCAGCTGCAGCCGTCCTCCGCGCCGTCCTGGAGGCCTTGCAGGGCCAGGGCGTGTGA
- the TKFC gene encoding triokinase/FMN cyclase isoform X2 encodes MLTGVIAGAVFTSPAVGSILAAIRAVAQAGTVGTLLIVKNYTGDRLNFGLAREQARAEGIPVEMVVIGDDSAFTVLKKAGRRGLCGTVLIHKVAGALAEAGVGLEEITNRVSAVAKAMGTLGVSLSSCSIPGSRPTFELSPDEVELGLGIHGEAGVRRIKMASANEIVTLMLDHMTDSANVSRVPVQSGSSVVLMVNNLGGLSFLELGIIADAAVRTLEGRGVKIARALVGTFMSALEMPGISLTLLLVDEPLLKLIDAETTASAWPNVAKVSVTGRKRSRAAPAEPLEAPVSPVAGGLTSKRVMLVLERVCTTLLGLEEHLNALDRASGDGDCGTTHSRAARAIQGWLKEGPPPASPARLLSKLSLLLLEKMGGSSGALYGLFLTAAAQPLKAKTDLPAWCAAMDAGLEAMQKYGKAAPGDRTMLDSLWAAGQELQAWKSPGANLFQVLTKAVQSAEAAAEATKNMEAGAGRASYISSARLDQPDPGAVAAAAVLRAVLEALQGQGV; translated from the exons ATGCTGACGGGGGTCATCGCAGGAGCCGTGTTCACCTCCCCGGCGGTGGGCAGCATCCTGGCAGCCATCAGGGCAGTGGCCCAGGCGGGCACAG TGGGGACCCTCCTCATCGTGAAGAACTACACTGGGGATCGCCTCAACTTTGGCCTGGCCCGGGAGCAGGCCCGGGCTGAGGGCATCCCTGTGGAGATGGTGGTCATTGGGGACGACAGTGCTTTCACCGTCCTGAAGAAGGCGGGCAGGAGGGGACTCTGTGGCACAGTGCTCATACACAAG GTGGCAGGTGCCCTGGCTGAGGCAGGTGTGGGGCTGGAGGAAATCACAAATCGGGTGAGCGCGGTTGCCAAGGCCATGG GGACCCTGGGAGTGAGCTTGTCCTCCTGCAGCATCCCTGGCTCCAGACCCACCTTTGAGCTCTCGCCGGATGAGGTAGAGCTGGGCCTGG GGATCCACGGGGAAGCTGGCGTGCGCCGGATAAAG ATGGCAAGCGCCAACGAGATTGTGACGCTCATGCTGGACCACATGACGGACTCCGCCAACGTGTCCCGGGTGCCTGTGCAGTCCG GCTCCTCAGTGGTGCTGATGGTCAACAACCTTGGTGGCTTGTCATTCCTGGAACTGGGCATCATAGCCGATGCTGCTGTCCGCACTCTGG AGGGCCGCGGGGTGAAGATCGCCCGTGCCCTGGTGGGCACCTTCATGTCAGCCCTGGAGATGCCCGgcatctctctcactcttctgcTGGTGGATGAGCCTCTCCTGAAACTGATCG ATGCTGAAACCACCGCGTCAGCCTGGCCTAACGTGGCCAAGGTCTCTGTGACTGGGCGGAAGCGGAGCCGGGCCGCCCCTGCTGAGCCTCTGGAGGCCCCTGTTTCCCCTGTTGCAGGAG GTTTGACCTCGAAGCGGGTGATGCTCGTGCTGGAACGGGTGTGCACCACCCTTCTGGGCCTGGAGGAGCATCTGAATGCTCTGGACCGTGCTTCCGGTGACGGGGACTGTGGCACCACCCACAGCCGCGCTGCCAGAG CCATCCAGGGGTGGCTGAAGGAGGGCCCACCCCCTGCCAGCCCTGCCCGGCTACTCTCCAAACTGTCCCTCTTGCTCCTGGAGAAAATGGGAGGCTCATCTGGGGCG CTTTACGGCCTGTTCCTGACTGCAGCGGCCCAGCCACTCAAGGCCAAGACTGACCTGCCAGCCTGGTGTGCTGCCATGGATGCCGGCCTCGAGGCCATGCAGAA GTACGGGAAGGCTGCTCCAGGGGACAGGACCATG CTGGATTCCCTGTGGGCAGCAGGACAGGAGCTCCAAGCCTGGAAAAGCCCAGGGGCCAATCTGTTCCAAGTTTTGACCAAAGCAGTCCAG AGCGCAGAAGCTGCAGCCGAGGCCACCAAGAACATGGAAGCTGGCGCCGGAAGAGCCAGTTACATCAGCTCTGCGCGGCTGGACCAGCCGGACCCTGGGGCAGTGGCAGCTGCAGCCGTCCTCCGCGCCGTCCTGGAGGCCTTGCAGGGCCAGGGCGTGTGA
- the LOC113913495 gene encoding cytochrome b ascorbate-dependent protein 3 produces MAMGWFYLSFYSLWFLGLMCIILTIYWMHLWHGGFAWDGTILMFNYHPVLMVVGLVVLYSAASLVYRLPQSWAGPKLPWKIGHAALHLLAFILTVLGLVAVFQFHRHSKVANLYSLHSWLGIVTVFLFACQWFLGFAVFLLPWASMWLRSLLKPIHFFFGVIILSLSVASVISGINEKLFFSLKNATQLYSSLPSEAVFANSLGMLVVLFGLLVFYILLVSSWKRPEPGILTEGQPLLPDGE; encoded by the exons ATGGCCATGGGATGGTTCTACCTGTCCTTCTACTCACTGTGGTTCCTGGGCTTGATGTGTATCATCCTCACCATCTATTGGATGCATTTGTGGCATGGTGGCTTTGCCTGGGATGGCACCATTCTCATGTTCAactatcacccagtgctcatggtTGTTGGCTTAGTGGTACTCTACAGTGCTG CCTCGCTGGTGTACCGCCTGCCGCAGTCCTGGGCAGGGCCCAAGCTGCCATGGAAGATTGGCCACGCGGCCCTGCACCTGCTGGCCTTCATCCTGACCGTGCTGGGGCTGGTCGCCGTCTTTCAGTTCCACCGCCACTCCAAGGTCGCCAACCTCTACTCCCTGCACAGCTGGCTGGGCATCGTCACCGTCTTCCTGTTTGCCTGCCAG TGGTTCCTGGGCTTTGCCGTCTTCCTGCTGCCCTGGGCGTCCATGTGGCTGCGCAGCCTCCTTAAACCCATCCACTTCTTCTTTGGCGTCATCATCCTCTCCCTGTCCGTTGCATCTGTCATTTCCGGCATCAATGAGAAGCTTTTCTTCAGTCT GAAGAATGCCACCCAGCTATATTCCAGTCTGCCCAGTGAGGCTGTCTTTGCCAACAGCCTTGGGATGCTGGTGGTGCTCTTCGGGCTCCTGGTGTTCTACATCCTCCTGGTTTCATCTTGGAAACGCCCAGAGCCAGGGATCCTGACTGAAGGACAG CCCCTGTTGCCTGATGGGGAGTGA